Proteins encoded together in one Papaver somniferum cultivar HN1 unplaced genomic scaffold, ASM357369v1 unplaced-scaffold_21, whole genome shotgun sequence window:
- the LOC113339525 gene encoding putative RING-H2 finger protein ATL21A: MNRTVVELPFSGRFFVHDINYGITSNQIELQDPDDCLPRRISNQLNLSGTPFFANQYETFSFFSCPSDTFFSSSYSWKNISCLGNSTHKVFVTASTSSVGINANCTLIATMPVPVEYISIMYRYLWFPYETIRLTWNLKAPYCKRNCNEKSNFPPYYCRDIRNVDRIIHLVVGIIIPTVLVIAVLCYHVLRNKGFFSDGGRGHAEIANSSQVVTINTSLDVSAVQSFPTVVISESGRLPNQDINLCSICLSEYQPKEVVKIMPICNHYFHADCIDSWFRLNLTCPVCRTSPFP, from the exons CAGGATCCGGATGACTGCCTTCCTAGACGTATTTCGAATCAGTTGAATCTCTCGGGTACCCCTTTCTTTGCTAATCAGTATGAGACTTTTTCGTTTTTTAGCTGCCCATCAGATACTTTCTTTTCGTCTTCTTACTCTTGGAAGAACATCAGTTGCCTTGGTAACTCTACACACAAAGTATTCGTTACAGCTTCAACAAGTTCCGTTGGTATTAATGCAAATTGTACGTTAATTGCTACTATGCCAGTTCCAGTTGAATACATTTCGATTATGTACAGATATCTTTGGTTTCCATATGAAACCATTCGTCTTACGTGGAATTTGAAAGCACCATACTGCAAACGAAATTGCAATGAAAAATCGAACTTTCCACCTTACTATTGCCGTGATATCCGTAATG TTGATAGAATAATTCATCTTGTCGTAGGCATCATTATACCAACTGTCTTAGTGATCGCTGTTTTGTGCTACCATGTTTTAAGAAATAAAGGCTTTTTCTCTGATGGTGGTCGTGGTCATGCTGAGATAGCGAACTCCTCACAAGTAGTCACTATCAACACCAGTCTTGATGTGTCTGCAGTACAATCCTTTCCCACAGTAGTTATTAGTGAGAGTGGACGACTGCCTAATCAAGACATTAATCTGTGTTCAATATGTTTGTCAGAGTATCAACCTAAAGAGGTGGTAAAGATAATGCCAATCTGTAACCACTATTTCCATGCTGATTGTATTGATTCTTGGTTTCGTTTGAACTTGACGTGTCCTGTCTGCCGGACATCTCCTTTCCCTTAA